In Salmo salar chromosome ssa03, Ssal_v3.1, whole genome shotgun sequence, a single genomic region encodes these proteins:
- the LOC106601824 gene encoding parvalbumin, thymic CPV3, which translates to MSLSSILSADAIDAAMKDCQAPDSFNCKKFFQQCGLTKKSPAEVKKVFGILDNDASGFIEEEELKFFLQRFNPGARVLTEKETKAFMSAADDDSDGMIGADEFQAMVLS; encoded by the exons ATGTCGCTCTCATCTATCCTTTCCGCTGATGCAATAGACGCTGCTATGAAGGACTGCCAAG CACCGGACTCCTTTAACTGCAAGAAGTTCTTCCAGCAGTGTGGCTTGACCAAAAAGAGTCCCGCGGAGGTGAAGAAAGTCTTCGGGATCCTGGACAACGATGCCAGCGGCTTCATTGAGGAGGAGGAACTCAA ATTCTTCCTCCAGCGGTTCAACCCCGGGGCCCGTGTCCTGACTGAAAAAGAGACCAAGGCCTTCATGTCTGCTGCTGATGATGACAGCGACGGCATGATTGGAGcagatg AGTTCCAGGCCATGGTCCTATCCTGA